A genomic segment from Thermococcus sp. LS1 encodes:
- a CDS encoding PrsW family intramembrane metalloprotease has product MDVLSALVFFAYAPALVILWYFYHADKFEPEPKKYVIGTFILGGTLSVGIAYILEMFLTIGGRVDPVLPTTAFYVALVAGIVEEPAKALAIRWPFKAGQMDGIMDGLVYGVAAGLGFAATENFLYGLGYGIPVTIVRGFLTPFAHATWSAIIGVGYGMKAEGKVDSVGPFFLLAIILHFVWDYYAFLSYNVAAYHIMLILFIMINLAILRYFLLMGQAEDASRIWYYWFRRGGYE; this is encoded by the coding sequence ATGGACGTGTTGAGTGCACTTGTGTTCTTCGCCTACGCTCCTGCGCTTGTCATACTCTGGTACTTCTATCACGCGGACAAGTTCGAGCCAGAGCCCAAAAAATACGTCATAGGCACATTCATCCTTGGCGGAACGCTCTCCGTTGGAATAGCGTACATCCTGGAGATGTTTCTTACTATCGGCGGCAGGGTGGATCCGGTACTCCCGACGACTGCCTTCTATGTGGCTCTCGTCGCAGGCATCGTGGAAGAGCCGGCCAAGGCCCTGGCGATTAGGTGGCCGTTCAAGGCAGGCCAGATGGACGGCATAATGGACGGCCTTGTTTACGGAGTCGCCGCTGGCCTCGGCTTTGCCGCCACGGAGAACTTCCTGTATGGCCTCGGTTACGGCATTCCGGTCACGATTGTGAGGGGATTCTTAACGCCCTTTGCCCACGCCACGTGGAGCGCAATAATTGGCGTTGGCTACGGCATGAAGGCCGAAGGAAAAGTGGACTCGGTGGGCCCGTTCTTCCTGCTGGCCATCATCCTGCACTTCGTCTGGGACTACTACGCCTTCCTAAGCTACAACGTGGCGGCATACCACATAATGTTGATTCTGTTCATTATGATCAACTTGGCGATACTGCGCTACTTCCTCCTGATGGGCCAAGCGGAGGATGCCAGTAGGATATGGTACTACTGGTTCAGGAGGGGTGGGTATGAGTGA
- a CDS encoding DUF1667 domain-containing protein, with translation MKKTYRFTCIVCPLGCALEVEVENGKIGEVKGYTCPRGKEWAIEEVTNPKRVVMSVIKVRNGALPTVSVKTAEPVPKEKIPELMEFLSKLEVDAPVNVGDVIAEWHGVKIVATRGA, from the coding sequence ATGAAGAAGACCTACCGCTTTACCTGCATTGTCTGCCCCCTCGGCTGTGCACTGGAAGTCGAGGTTGAGAACGGCAAGATCGGCGAGGTCAAGGGATACACCTGTCCGAGGGGCAAGGAGTGGGCCATCGAGGAGGTTACCAATCCAAAGAGAGTTGTCATGAGCGTCATCAAGGTCAGGAACGGTGCCCTGCCGACGGTGAGTGTAAAGACCGCAGAACCGGTACCGAAGGAGAAGATCCCGGAGCTGATGGAGTTCCTTTCAAAGCTGGAGGTGGATGCGCCGGTAAACGTCGGGGATGTCATAGCTGAGTGGCACGGGGTAAAAATAGTGGCGACGAGGGGGGCCTAG
- the gcvPB gene encoding aminomethyl-transferring glycine dehydrogenase subunit GcvPB, translating to MFRQAKWDEPLIFELSRSGRVGYTLPKPIEDVEIKVPEKLKRKSPLNLPELSEPEVVKHYTRLSEMNYGVDSGIYPLGSCTMKYNPKINEEIAGHPGVAYVHPYQDERTIQGALKIMWELEGWLKEITGMDRFTLQPAAGANGEFTGVMIIRAYHLDRGETQRTEMLVPDSAHGTNPASAAMAGFKVIEIPSNENGTVDLEALENAVSERTAGLMLTNPNTLGIFEDEILEIAKIVHKAGGLLYYDGANLNAVLGKIRPGDMGFDIVHLNLHKTFSTPHGGGGPGSGPVGVKDFLKDYLPVPLVSYDEESGRYYLDYNVPKSIGKVKELYGNFAVMVRALTYLKIMGRDGLKEASEIAVLNANYLTQKLKGTRGYELPHKELRKHEVVFSAEPMKKETGVKALDVAKRLLDFGMHAPTIYFPLIVHEALMIEPTETVSREELDAYVEALKRISEEAYSNPELVKSAPHNTAVKRVDDVLAAKRPIITWRMYRELKEKGEVDI from the coding sequence ATGTTCCGTCAGGCTAAGTGGGATGAACCGCTCATCTTCGAGCTTTCCCGTTCAGGTAGGGTCGGCTATACCCTTCCAAAGCCGATTGAGGATGTTGAGATAAAAGTTCCGGAAAAGCTCAAGCGCAAGAGCCCGCTCAACCTGCCAGAGCTTAGCGAACCGGAAGTCGTCAAGCACTATACAAGGCTCAGCGAGATGAACTACGGCGTTGACAGCGGCATATACCCACTCGGTTCATGTACTATGAAGTACAACCCAAAGATAAACGAGGAGATAGCCGGCCATCCGGGCGTTGCCTATGTCCACCCATACCAGGACGAGAGAACCATCCAGGGCGCTCTTAAGATAATGTGGGAGCTTGAAGGATGGCTTAAGGAAATCACCGGAATGGATCGCTTCACGCTACAGCCTGCCGCCGGAGCCAACGGCGAGTTCACCGGAGTTATGATAATCCGCGCCTACCACCTTGACCGTGGAGAAACGCAGAGGACTGAGATGCTAGTTCCAGACTCAGCGCACGGAACTAATCCCGCCTCAGCCGCCATGGCAGGTTTCAAAGTCATCGAGATCCCATCGAACGAGAACGGAACCGTTGATTTAGAAGCCCTCGAAAACGCCGTCAGCGAGAGGACTGCAGGTTTGATGCTTACCAATCCCAACACGCTCGGCATCTTCGAGGATGAGATACTTGAGATCGCCAAGATAGTTCACAAAGCTGGAGGCCTGCTCTATTACGATGGAGCAAACCTCAACGCCGTCCTCGGAAAGATAAGGCCCGGCGACATGGGCTTTGACATCGTCCACCTCAACCTCCACAAGACGTTCTCGACGCCCCACGGTGGCGGCGGTCCAGGAAGCGGCCCGGTTGGTGTCAAGGACTTCCTGAAGGACTACCTCCCGGTTCCGCTCGTTAGCTATGACGAGGAGAGCGGAAGGTACTACCTCGACTACAACGTGCCCAAGAGCATAGGGAAAGTTAAGGAGCTCTACGGCAACTTCGCGGTCATGGTAAGGGCCCTCACCTACCTTAAGATAATGGGAAGGGACGGGCTGAAGGAAGCCAGCGAGATAGCGGTTCTCAACGCCAACTACCTCACACAGAAGCTCAAAGGAACCCGCGGCTACGAGCTGCCGCACAAGGAGCTCAGAAAGCACGAGGTGGTCTTCAGCGCCGAGCCCATGAAGAAGGAGACCGGCGTTAAGGCCCTTGATGTTGCCAAGAGGCTCCTCGACTTCGGCATGCACGCGCCGACTATCTACTTCCCGCTGATAGTCCACGAGGCCCTCATGATAGAGCCAACCGAGACTGTGAGCAGGGAGGAGCTCGACGCCTACGTTGAGGCTCTCAAGAGGATAAGCGAAGAGGCCTACAGCAACCCCGAGCTCGTGAAGAGTGCACCACACAATACAGCGGTCAAGCGCGTGGATGATGTTCTAGCGGCGAAGAGGCCAATAATAACATGGCGCATGTACAGAGAGCTGAAGGAGAAGGGAGAAGTCGATATTTGA
- a CDS encoding phospholipase — MKKLLAIFLGFLVLSGFVSAWPTDGSTLDNPMNVHQKLTYKAIEAVYQDNPELGQILMQYQNQLLYGAYDEDWTGGSIEIDGKVYTIQSQYHFLDPMDHAELFTVALLGDPDTSAADMAQRLYETAVQLWKQGKYEEAMYYLGRAVHIIEDQGMLIAHQTPHLFEDLEQFKYIENAHDFVENEISPTVADDILNNRVPLDLTPIKWWQIPDEKARFMWGEDIYIADNENGHMSLANGVAWAYADLAAHNSWRYMLYSTGQDIILWSEWGHLGSYFWTKELRRGDWSVLKLEFKGASSITIVFKDIDMQNVYGRTLGYVEIYDKNWNLIAKYAQDPNLLVDTSVTVPGDTVYIYTHVDKSDWFDSDVDGWAIRNIELHANFDINAPSGFKTLDGREYSNVQWAVYESMQYNIRLVAGLMEKFFEDVGLS; from the coding sequence ATGAAAAAACTGCTGGCAATATTTCTCGGTTTTCTGGTTCTAAGTGGCTTCGTCAGCGCTTGGCCAACGGACGGTTCAACCCTTGACAACCCCATGAACGTCCACCAGAAGCTGACCTATAAGGCTATTGAAGCCGTCTATCAGGACAACCCGGAGCTCGGTCAGATACTGATGCAGTACCAGAACCAACTCCTCTACGGAGCCTACGACGAGGACTGGACCGGTGGAAGCATAGAGATTGACGGGAAGGTTTACACCATTCAGTCCCAGTACCACTTCCTCGACCCGATGGATCACGCTGAACTCTTCACGGTTGCTCTACTCGGAGACCCAGATACCTCTGCGGCAGACATGGCCCAGAGACTTTACGAGACTGCTGTCCAGCTCTGGAAGCAGGGCAAGTACGAGGAGGCCATGTACTATCTCGGTAGGGCAGTTCACATAATCGAGGACCAGGGTATGCTCATCGCTCATCAGACCCCTCACCTCTTCGAGGATCTCGAACAGTTCAAATACATTGAAAACGCCCACGACTTCGTTGAGAATGAGATTTCACCAACAGTGGCAGATGATATTCTCAACAACCGCGTCCCACTCGACCTTACGCCCATAAAGTGGTGGCAGATCCCGGACGAGAAGGCACGCTTCATGTGGGGTGAGGACATCTACATAGCCGATAACGAAAACGGCCATATGAGCCTTGCCAATGGTGTTGCCTGGGCCTATGCCGATTTGGCAGCCCATAACTCCTGGAGATACATGCTCTACTCAACTGGTCAGGACATAATTCTCTGGAGCGAATGGGGACACCTTGGCAGCTACTTCTGGACAAAGGAGCTCAGAAGGGGTGACTGGAGCGTTCTGAAGCTCGAGTTCAAGGGCGCCAGCTCGATAACCATCGTCTTCAAGGACATCGATATGCAGAATGTTTATGGTAGGACTCTCGGTTACGTCGAAATATATGACAAGAACTGGAACCTCATTGCCAAGTACGCCCAGGATCCAAACCTGCTCGTTGACACCAGCGTCACCGTTCCGGGAGACACTGTTTACATATACACCCACGTCGACAAGAGCGACTGGTTCGACAGCGACGTCGACGGCTGGGCCATCAGAAACATAGAACTCCACGCTAACTTCGACATCAACGCCCCGAGCGGCTTCAAGACCCTTGATGGCAGAGAATACAGCAACGTCCAATGGGCAGTCTATGAGAGCATGCAGTACAACATTAGGCTCGTTGCAGGCCTCATGGAGAAGTTCTTCGAAGATGTGGGCCTCTCATGA
- a CDS encoding FAD-dependent oxidoreductase produces the protein MNDLPMLNYDVVVIGGGPAGMAAAVRAKKLGLKVLLLDDNDYLGGILPQCIHPGFGLHYFKEELTGPEFAARFAKRLVELGVDYRTAARVLEIKNYSDLEKVVVFSSPSGAYQVWTRTIIYAAGARERHAFEIGIVGDRGAGIYTAGEAQTLMDIYGVMPGKEIVIVGSGDVGLIMARRFALEGAKVKAVIELMPYPGGLARNIMILRDFDIPLYLSHKVVEVRGKERVERVKIVKVDENLREIPGTEFWIEADTLIISAGLVPNVKLLTAIGVEIDPATGGPVVNDLFETSVPGIFAAGNSVIINDLVDYVAEQGELAAEGARLFIDKEGIPTRRWIKLEKGENVRLLVPHYLSGERDVWIYARVSKPMENVEVRFPEIGKKLRLPVVKPAEMLRVKLRREEIAKARDGITMEVVPL, from the coding sequence ATGAACGACCTTCCAATGCTCAACTACGACGTTGTCGTCATTGGCGGCGGACCTGCAGGAATGGCGGCCGCCGTAAGGGCAAAGAAGCTCGGACTTAAAGTTCTCCTCCTCGATGACAACGACTACCTTGGCGGTATCCTGCCCCAGTGCATACATCCCGGCTTCGGACTGCACTACTTCAAAGAGGAGCTCACCGGGCCGGAGTTCGCGGCACGCTTCGCTAAGAGGCTTGTGGAGCTGGGCGTTGATTACAGGACGGCCGCGAGGGTTCTGGAGATTAAAAACTACTCAGACCTCGAGAAAGTCGTTGTATTCAGTTCTCCAAGCGGAGCCTATCAGGTCTGGACAAGGACTATAATCTACGCCGCCGGAGCGCGTGAGAGGCACGCATTTGAGATAGGAATCGTCGGAGACAGGGGGGCGGGAATCTACACCGCAGGAGAGGCCCAAACGCTCATGGACATCTACGGTGTAATGCCGGGAAAAGAAATCGTCATCGTGGGTTCAGGCGACGTTGGACTGATAATGGCGCGTCGCTTTGCCCTTGAAGGAGCAAAGGTCAAGGCCGTAATCGAGCTGATGCCCTATCCCGGAGGCCTGGCCAGGAACATAATGATACTCAGGGACTTCGATATTCCGCTATATCTGAGCCACAAGGTCGTTGAAGTCCGGGGAAAGGAGAGGGTCGAGAGGGTCAAGATCGTTAAAGTTGATGAGAATCTAAGGGAAATCCCAGGAACGGAGTTCTGGATTGAGGCTGACACGCTGATAATCTCGGCCGGCCTCGTGCCAAACGTCAAACTCCTCACCGCCATTGGGGTTGAAATAGACCCAGCAACGGGTGGACCGGTCGTCAACGACCTCTTTGAGACGAGTGTTCCAGGAATATTCGCCGCTGGAAACTCGGTCATTATAAACGACCTCGTGGACTACGTTGCCGAGCAGGGTGAGCTTGCCGCGGAGGGGGCAAGGCTCTTCATAGACAAAGAGGGGATACCAACGAGGCGCTGGATTAAGCTGGAAAAAGGCGAGAACGTCAGGCTTTTGGTTCCACACTATCTCAGCGGCGAGAGGGACGTCTGGATATACGCGCGCGTTTCAAAACCGATGGAGAACGTCGAGGTTCGCTTCCCAGAGATAGGCAAAAAGCTCCGCCTTCCAGTGGTCAAGCCGGCGGAGATGCTCAGAGTGAAGCTGAGAAGGGAGGAGATCGCGAAGGCCAGGGACGGCATCACCATGGAGGTGGTGCCGCTATGA
- a CDS encoding NAD(P)/FAD-dependent oxidoreductase, with protein MKTKVAIIGAGISGASIARVLSRYENLEVHLIEKAPDVGWGVSKANTALIHGGYDDDPKKYPMRAKLCIRGNRLWHQWVKELEIPHVWNGALIVATKEEDFDELERLLERGRENGVPEMRIVDREELFHLEPNLTKEAIGALWVPIVGQIGPIPAVIAIVENAVANGVKTHLETEVTGIKVENGEVRGVETKDGFIEADVVINAAGLYADEIARMAGIDYFEIHPRKGEYFLFDDSIPGPRRVLFPTPTPISKGIVVTTEISGHLMIGPNAQDLPPEEKENLATTREGLEQVWEGAKKLWPQLPPRSKVIRTFAGLRPEPTGGDFIIKAEEEVWGFINVAGIRSPGLTSAPAIAYEVAEIIQRDLGIELVEKRKWNPYRKEITHFFMLSPAQINEVVKRDPAYGKVICRCNRVSEGDVLEAIERMKFIGIKTPSVDSVKFRTKATTGTCQGSFCRPRIIQLLAREYGVGPWEVTLKGKGSEVGIGDVKVLLRGEEA; from the coding sequence AAGGCTCCAGACGTCGGCTGGGGCGTCAGCAAGGCCAACACAGCCTTAATTCACGGCGGCTACGATGACGACCCGAAAAAGTACCCGATGAGGGCCAAGTTGTGCATCCGTGGTAACAGACTCTGGCACCAGTGGGTCAAGGAGCTAGAAATCCCCCACGTCTGGAACGGAGCATTGATAGTGGCAACGAAGGAAGAGGACTTCGACGAGCTGGAGAGACTTCTGGAGCGCGGAAGGGAGAACGGCGTTCCCGAGATGCGCATAGTAGACAGGGAGGAGCTCTTCCACCTTGAGCCAAACCTCACGAAGGAAGCCATCGGAGCGCTGTGGGTTCCAATAGTCGGCCAGATAGGCCCGATTCCAGCGGTTATAGCGATAGTCGAAAATGCAGTTGCCAATGGCGTCAAAACCCACCTCGAGACCGAAGTCACTGGCATAAAGGTGGAGAACGGCGAGGTTAGAGGTGTTGAGACGAAGGACGGCTTCATAGAGGCGGACGTAGTTATTAACGCCGCCGGACTTTACGCCGACGAGATAGCTAGGATGGCGGGGATAGACTACTTCGAGATTCACCCGAGGAAGGGCGAGTACTTCCTCTTTGATGATAGCATTCCCGGGCCAAGGCGCGTTCTCTTCCCGACGCCGACGCCAATAAGCAAGGGCATAGTTGTCACGACAGAAATCAGCGGACACCTCATGATAGGACCGAATGCTCAAGACCTGCCTCCGGAGGAGAAGGAGAACCTGGCGACCACAAGGGAAGGACTTGAGCAGGTCTGGGAAGGTGCGAAAAAGCTCTGGCCGCAGCTGCCGCCGAGGAGCAAGGTCATCAGAACGTTCGCCGGCCTGAGGCCCGAACCAACGGGTGGAGACTTCATAATAAAGGCCGAAGAGGAAGTCTGGGGCTTCATAAACGTCGCCGGAATTCGCTCGCCCGGTCTCACGAGCGCCCCTGCGATAGCCTACGAGGTAGCCGAAATAATCCAGCGCGACCTTGGAATAGAACTCGTTGAAAAAAGGAAGTGGAATCCCTACAGGAAGGAAATCACCCACTTCTTCATGCTCTCGCCGGCTCAAATAAACGAGGTCGTCAAAAGAGACCCCGCCTACGGAAAGGTTATCTGCAGATGCAACCGCGTTAGCGAGGGGGATGTTCTAGAGGCAATAGAGAGAATGAAGTTCATCGGTATAAAGACACCGAGCGTCGACTCCGTCAAGTTCAGGACCAAGGCAACGACTGGAACCTGTCAGGGAAGCTTCTGCAGGCCGAGAATAATCCAGCTCCTCGCGAGGGAGTATGGTGTCGGGCCTTGGGAGGTTACACTGAAAGGAAAGGGAAGCGAGGTCGGTATAGGTGACGTTAAGGTTCTCCTCAGAGGTGAGGAGGCATGA
- a CDS encoding HAD family hydrolase, producing the protein MIIAFDFDGTLADTYSCIEEAFRRALEKRYRWLPFKGFWAKVLAKIEMYFERPTFGRHKKKSKPPFFLRTKFMETWFEERAKLSKSLDDSPELLKRLKEEGHTVISFSAEDFIDGMKVKRLKAMGIYDLFDDVIVFGRDLMIDEAFKLVREKYGDDVFIWVDDKPWRFIGHGDENTEYVWYYFPPTARFIEKNRERLALIPHLHVIRDLWSLLDVIERVKQERKELSRR; encoded by the coding sequence ATGATAATCGCCTTCGACTTTGACGGAACACTCGCCGATACATACTCATGCATAGAGGAGGCCTTCAGGCGAGCCCTGGAGAAGCGCTACCGTTGGCTCCCATTCAAGGGTTTCTGGGCCAAGGTTCTGGCTAAAATCGAGATGTACTTCGAGAGGCCCACCTTCGGACGTCACAAGAAAAAATCAAAGCCACCGTTCTTCCTGAGGACTAAGTTCATGGAGACATGGTTCGAGGAGCGGGCGAAGCTCAGCAAATCCCTCGATGACTCTCCCGAGCTCTTGAAAAGGCTCAAGGAGGAGGGCCACACGGTGATATCTTTCTCGGCCGAGGACTTCATAGATGGCATGAAAGTGAAAAGGCTCAAAGCTATGGGTATCTACGATCTCTTTGACGATGTCATCGTTTTCGGGCGCGATTTGATGATAGACGAGGCGTTTAAGCTTGTCCGCGAAAAGTACGGGGATGATGTCTTTATCTGGGTCGATGACAAGCCTTGGCGGTTCATCGGACACGGCGACGAGAACACCGAGTACGTGTGGTACTACTTTCCGCCAACTGCGAGGTTCATAGAAAAAAACCGCGAACGGCTCGCCCTAATTCCACACCTGCATGTGATAAGAGATCTATGGAGCCTCCTCGACGTGATAGAACGGGTGAAGCAGGAAAGAAAAGAGCTCAGTCGCCGCTGA
- a CDS encoding metallophosphoesterase, with protein MKPEPLPGKALRLGSALIIADLHLGYEVSMAREGFYLPRVFHEVVGQLKALLEREKPKTLVIDGDLKHSFIPEWREREELKAFVDEISPLVDEIVIVRGNHDVGTLWLKESSVEIVDELELHGWKLVHGHKLVEGERFIIGHEHPAIRLRDEVGALIKVPAFLMSDNLVVLPAFSPWAYGNDVLREIVSPFLRVYDVTGSRVLVPLEDDLLDFGPLGRLAQILKGL; from the coding sequence ATGAAGCCGGAACCCCTCCCCGGCAAGGCCCTCCGATTGGGGAGCGCACTCATCATAGCGGACCTCCACCTAGGCTACGAAGTCAGTATGGCGAGGGAAGGCTTTTATCTTCCGAGGGTCTTCCATGAGGTTGTCGGTCAGCTTAAAGCCCTCCTCGAGAGGGAGAAACCAAAAACCCTAGTAATCGACGGCGATTTGAAGCACTCATTCATTCCTGAATGGCGAGAGAGAGAAGAGCTCAAGGCCTTCGTAGATGAGATCAGCCCGCTCGTTGATGAGATAGTTATTGTGAGAGGAAACCACGATGTGGGAACGCTCTGGCTTAAAGAGTCCAGCGTTGAAATCGTTGACGAGCTTGAACTTCACGGCTGGAAGCTTGTTCATGGGCATAAGCTCGTGGAGGGTGAACGATTTATTATCGGCCACGAGCATCCGGCAATAAGGCTACGCGATGAGGTAGGGGCGCTCATAAAGGTTCCTGCCTTTCTTATGAGTGATAATCTGGTCGTGCTTCCTGCCTTCAGCCCCTGGGCATACGGCAACGATGTGCTGCGCGAGATAGTGTCCCCTTTCCTGAGGGTATATGATGTAACAGGCTCGAGGGTTCTTGTACCCTTAGAGGATGACCTCCTTGACTTTGGACCCCTCGGAAGATTGGCCCAAATACTAAAGGGCCTTTGA
- the gcvPA gene encoding aminomethyl-transferring glycine dehydrogenase subunit GcvPA yields the protein MGKHYLPNSAHKDEMLKEIGFNSIEDLFSDVPKGMVKEFNLPEGRSEYEVFLELNEVLSKNKTVLEMPSFLGAGTYFHYIPAHVKYLIERSEFLTAYTPYQPEISQGMLQALFEYQSLIAELVGLPIVNSSMYDWGTAMAEAALMSARVTRKNKFVVPKHMSPEKKKVLHTYTAGPGVEIEYVNWNERGQLDLEELKEKVEGAAGVYVEMPNFFGILEEEIQAIGEIAHDAGALFVVGVDPTILGIVEAPGELGADIVVGEAAYFGNPMNFGGPRAGIFAVRDDKKLIRQMPGRIIGMTKDADGKRAFVMTLQTREQHIRRAKATSNICSNEALVAVAAAIHLASLGPRGLRELGEVILKNTAYLKKRLSEAAEIPFEGVNFKDILVRFEKSYEEIHEVLLERNIHGGFYLKPHFPELGESALFAATETTRKEWVDALIEVLKEVA from the coding sequence ATGGGAAAGCACTACCTGCCTAACTCAGCACATAAGGATGAAATGCTGAAGGAAATCGGGTTCAACTCAATTGAAGACCTCTTCTCCGACGTGCCCAAGGGTATGGTCAAGGAGTTCAACCTCCCCGAGGGCAGGAGCGAGTACGAGGTCTTTCTCGAGCTCAACGAAGTCCTCTCAAAGAACAAGACCGTCCTCGAAATGCCCAGCTTCCTTGGAGCGGGAACGTACTTCCACTATATTCCAGCTCATGTAAAATACCTAATCGAGAGGAGTGAGTTCCTCACCGCGTACACCCCATACCAGCCCGAGATAAGCCAGGGCATGCTCCAAGCGCTCTTCGAATACCAGAGCCTTATCGCGGAGCTCGTCGGCCTTCCGATAGTCAACTCTTCCATGTATGACTGGGGAACAGCCATGGCAGAAGCTGCCTTAATGAGCGCCCGTGTAACCAGAAAGAATAAGTTCGTGGTTCCAAAGCACATGAGCCCGGAGAAGAAGAAAGTCCTTCATACCTACACCGCCGGGCCGGGAGTTGAAATCGAGTACGTGAACTGGAATGAACGCGGCCAGCTCGACCTCGAGGAGCTCAAGGAGAAAGTAGAAGGAGCCGCCGGGGTTTACGTCGAGATGCCCAACTTCTTCGGTATTCTTGAAGAGGAGATTCAAGCTATAGGTGAGATAGCCCACGATGCCGGGGCGCTCTTCGTTGTGGGCGTTGATCCGACGATACTTGGCATAGTTGAGGCTCCTGGAGAGCTCGGTGCGGACATAGTCGTCGGCGAGGCCGCTTACTTTGGAAACCCAATGAATTTCGGGGGCCCAAGGGCCGGCATATTCGCCGTCAGGGACGACAAAAAGCTCATCCGCCAGATGCCGGGAAGGATAATAGGAATGACGAAAGATGCTGACGGAAAGCGTGCCTTCGTGATGACCCTCCAGACGAGGGAGCAGCACATAAGGAGGGCGAAGGCAACCTCCAATATCTGTTCAAACGAAGCTTTGGTTGCCGTTGCGGCCGCGATACACCTCGCGAGCCTCGGTCCAAGGGGATTGAGGGAACTTGGCGAGGTAATCCTCAAGAACACGGCCTATCTCAAGAAGCGCCTGAGTGAGGCCGCTGAGATTCCTTTTGAGGGCGTGAACTTCAAAGATATTCTCGTCCGCTTCGAGAAGTCTTACGAAGAAATACACGAGGTCCTCCTTGAGAGAAACATCCACGGCGGCTTCTACCTCAAGCCACACTTCCCAGAGCTTGGCGAGAGCGCCCTCTTTGCGGCAACTGAGACGACAAGGAAGGAATGGGTCGATGCCCTCATCGAGGTCCTTAAGGAGGTGGCCTGA